Proteins from a single region of Rhodospirillales bacterium:
- the ppa gene encoding inorganic diphosphatase — protein MDLKKVPVGKNPPYDVNVLIEIPVGGNPVKYELDKESGAIFVDRFLHTAMYYPFNYGFIPHTLSEDGDPVDAAVIGQVPVTPGVVIRSRPIGCLIMEDEQGTDEKIVCVPVDELHPYYADLVSYRELPLIMREQFAHFFAHYKDLEEGKWVKVKRWGEADEAYNLIRQGVMRAGEGYRVD, from the coding sequence ATGGACCTGAAGAAAGTGCCGGTCGGCAAGAACCCGCCTTATGACGTCAACGTGCTCATCGAGATCCCCGTTGGCGGCAATCCGGTGAAGTACGAACTCGACAAGGAGTCCGGTGCGATCTTCGTCGACCGCTTCCTGCACACGGCGATGTACTATCCGTTCAATTACGGCTTCATCCCGCATACGCTTTCCGAGGACGGCGATCCGGTCGATGCCGCGGTGATCGGCCAGGTGCCGGTGACGCCAGGTGTGGTGATCCGCTCGCGCCCAATCGGTTGCCTGATCATGGAAGATGAGCAAGGTACCGACGAGAAGATCGTCTGCGTGCCGGTAGACGAGTTGCATCCATACTACGCGGACTTGGTCTCCTACCGCGAGCTGCCGTTGATCATGCGCGAGCAGTTCGCTCATTTCTTCGCCCACTACAAGGATCTCGAGGAAGGCAAGTGGGTCAAGGTCAAGCGCTGGGGCGAAGCCGACGAGGCTTACAACCTCATCCGTCAGGGCGTGATGAGGGCCGGAGAAGGCTACCGGGTGGATTAA
- a CDS encoding HIT domain-containing protein, with protein MTFELDPRLAADTLPVGSLPLCQLRLMNDATFPWLILVPQRAGVSEIFELDNADQQALIGEIARVSRVVSEAFRADKLNVAALGNIVPQLHVHIVARFRGDPVWPAPIWGKAPPRPYAAAAAEDMVRRIGKRLDTLAQPSA; from the coding sequence ATGACGTTTGAACTCGACCCAAGACTCGCCGCGGATACGCTACCCGTCGGCAGCCTTCCGCTCTGCCAGCTGCGGTTGATGAACGACGCGACCTTTCCGTGGTTAATCCTCGTGCCTCAGCGAGCCGGCGTCAGCGAGATTTTCGAACTCGACAACGCCGATCAGCAGGCGCTGATCGGCGAGATCGCGCGCGTCTCGCGCGTCGTCTCTGAGGCGTTTCGCGCCGATAAACTCAACGTTGCCGCGCTCGGCAACATCGTTCCCCAGCTCCACGTCCACATCGTCGCCCGCTTTCGCGGCGACCCCGTCTGGCCGGCGCCGATCTGGGGAAAGGCGCCGCCGCGACCCTATGCCGCCGCTGCAGCCGAGGACATGGTGCGACGTATCGGCAAACGGCTGGACACACTCGCCCAGCCGTCGGCGTGA
- a CDS encoding superoxide dismutase family protein, protein MRAITGMIGLAVAVLPAAAWAASVTVPMTLVGASGAGAAIGSVYAEDTDSGLKLTPDLTALPPGPHGFHVHQNPSCAAAEKQGQMQAALAAGGHYDPQTTGKHLGPEGDGHKGDLPRLQVDPDGTATKPMMAPRLRVADLKGRALVIHAGSDNYSDMPEPLGGGGARLACGVVPDMAE, encoded by the coding sequence ATGCGGGCAATAACGGGAATGATCGGACTGGCCGTTGCCGTGCTTCCGGCGGCGGCATGGGCGGCGTCGGTGACAGTTCCAATGACCTTGGTCGGCGCCTCCGGCGCGGGCGCGGCGATCGGCAGCGTCTACGCCGAAGACACCGACAGTGGCCTCAAGTTGACGCCGGACCTGACCGCGCTGCCGCCCGGACCGCATGGCTTTCACGTTCACCAGAATCCGAGCTGCGCTGCCGCCGAGAAACAAGGGCAGATGCAGGCGGCGCTTGCCGCTGGCGGCCACTACGATCCGCAGACCACCGGCAAGCACCTCGGTCCCGAGGGGGACGGACACAAGGGTGATCTGCCGCGCCTGCAGGTTGACCCCGACGGGACGGCGACGAAACCGATGATGGCGCCGAGGCTGCGCGTCGCCGATCTCAAGGGCCGCGCGCTGGTTATCCATGCCGGTTCGGATAATTATTCCGACATGCCCGAGCCGCTGGGCGGCGGCGGTGCTCGCCTTGCTTGCGGCGTCGTGCCGGACATGGCGGAGTGA
- a CDS encoding CoA ester lyase, producing MKLPSQFFKPLAAGAPMPVRERPVRPERMIHFFPPHLEKIRARVPEMAKQVDVLLGNLEDAIPADAKEAARAGFIEVAKAVDFGDTGLWTRVNALNSPWVLDDIHEIVKEVGDKLDVMMIPKVEGPWDIHFVDQYLALLEARYQVKKPILIHALLETAQGVKNIEEIACASPRMHGFSLGPADLAASRGMKTTRVGGGHPLYGVLADPLEGKERAFSQQDLWHYTVAKMVDACQSNGLGAFYGPFGDIKDEAACEAQFRNAFLMGCTGAWSLAPNQIAIAKRVFSPEVSEVLFAKKILAALPDGSGVAMIDGKMQDDATWKQAKVIVDLARLVAKKDPDLAAAYEF from the coding sequence ATGAAGTTGCCGTCGCAATTCTTTAAACCGCTGGCTGCGGGGGCACCGATGCCGGTGCGCGAACGTCCGGTTCGCCCCGAGCGGATGATCCATTTCTTTCCTCCGCACCTCGAGAAGATCCGCGCGCGGGTGCCGGAGATGGCAAAACAGGTCGACGTGCTGCTCGGCAATCTCGAGGACGCCATTCCCGCGGATGCCAAGGAAGCGGCGCGCGCCGGCTTCATCGAAGTCGCCAAGGCGGTGGATTTTGGCGATACCGGCTTGTGGACACGGGTTAATGCCCTGAACAGTCCGTGGGTGCTCGACGACATCCACGAGATCGTCAAGGAGGTCGGCGACAAACTCGACGTCATGATGATTCCCAAGGTCGAAGGGCCATGGGATATTCACTTCGTCGATCAGTATCTGGCGCTGCTCGAAGCGCGCTATCAGGTCAAGAAGCCGATCCTTATCCACGCGTTGCTCGAAACCGCACAGGGCGTCAAGAACATCGAGGAGATCGCCTGCGCCAGCCCGCGCATGCACGGCTTCAGCCTCGGGCCGGCCGACCTTGCCGCCTCGCGCGGCATGAAGACGACGCGGGTCGGCGGTGGCCATCCGCTCTACGGCGTGCTCGCCGATCCGCTCGAGGGCAAGGAGCGGGCATTTTCCCAGCAGGACCTGTGGCACTATACCGTCGCCAAGATGGTCGATGCCTGCCAGTCGAACGGACTCGGCGCGTTCTACGGACCCTTTGGCGATATCAAGGACGAGGCTGCGTGCGAAGCGCAGTTCCGCAACGCCTTCCTGATGGGCTGTACCGGCGCTTGGTCGCTGGCACCGAACCAGATCGCCATCGCCAAGCGGGTGTTCAGTCCCGAGGTCTCAGAGGTGCTGTTCGCCAAGAAGATCCTCGCGGCGCTGCCGGATGGATCGGGCGTGGCGATGATCGACGGCAAGATGCAGGACGATGCGACCTGGAAGCAGGCGAAAGTGATCGTCGATCTCGCCCGGCTGGTGGCGAAGAAGGACCCCGACCTCGCGGCCGCCTACGAGTTCTGA
- a CDS encoding MaoC family dehydratase, translating into MSTKTNPGNFFEDFYMGQEIRHATPRTVTDGDVALYTGLFGVRFAFNSSQEFARRLAYPRAPIDDFLAFHIVFGKTVPDISLNAVANLGYAQGRFLAPVYTGDTLSTTSTVIGLRQNKDGKSGVVYVRSVGTNQLGETVLDYCRWVMVRKKDEAAPAPSPVVPDLADAVDAADLPVPVNIDIAAYDTTLAGSPHVWDDYAAGEKIDHVDGMTIDEAEHMIATRLYQNTAKVHFDALMQKDSRFGRRLIYGGHIISLARSLSFNGLANAFKVVAINGGRHVAPTFAEHTIYAWSEVLDKIEIPGRRDVGALRIRTVATKDKPSTEFPDKDSAGTYDPAVVLDFDYTVLMPRRP; encoded by the coding sequence ATGAGCACAAAGACGAATCCGGGGAATTTCTTCGAAGATTTTTACATGGGGCAGGAAATTCGCCACGCGACGCCGCGCACGGTGACGGACGGTGACGTGGCGCTTTACACTGGCCTGTTCGGCGTCCGGTTTGCCTTCAATTCCTCGCAGGAATTCGCGCGCCGGTTGGCGTACCCACGCGCGCCGATCGATGATTTCCTCGCCTTTCACATCGTCTTCGGCAAGACCGTGCCCGACATTTCACTGAATGCCGTGGCCAATCTTGGCTACGCACAGGGACGCTTCCTCGCGCCGGTCTATACGGGCGATACGCTATCGACCACATCGACGGTCATCGGCCTCAGACAAAACAAGGACGGCAAGTCGGGGGTCGTCTATGTCCGCTCGGTCGGAACCAACCAGCTCGGCGAGACCGTGCTCGACTATTGTCGCTGGGTGATGGTCCGCAAGAAGGACGAAGCCGCGCCGGCGCCCTCACCGGTGGTGCCGGACCTCGCCGATGCAGTCGATGCCGCGGACCTGCCCGTGCCGGTCAATATCGATATCGCCGCGTACGACACGACACTCGCCGGCAGCCCTCACGTTTGGGACGACTACGCCGCGGGCGAAAAGATCGATCACGTCGACGGCATGACCATCGACGAAGCCGAGCACATGATCGCAACCCGGCTCTACCAGAACACCGCCAAGGTGCATTTCGATGCGCTGATGCAAAAGGATAGCCGATTTGGCCGGCGGCTGATCTATGGCGGGCACATCATCAGCCTCGCCCGCTCGCTGTCGTTCAACGGCCTCGCCAACGCCTTCAAGGTCGTTGCGATCAACGGTGGTCGGCATGTCGCACCGACGTTCGCCGAGCACACGATTTACGCGTGGTCCGAGGTACTTGACAAAATCGAGATTCCGGGCCGTCGCGATGTGGGGGCGTTGCGTATCCGCACGGTGGCGACCAAGGACAAGCCAAGCACGGAATTTCCTGACAAGGACTCCGCCGGCACCTACGATCCGGCAGTTGTCCTCGACTTCGATTACACCGTGCTGATGCCGCGTCGTCCCTGA
- a CDS encoding sel1 repeat family protein has translation MVVWFRGGLIGAILLAGLTLAMAVPCLAAIDQAQILQLLERAKNGDASAVETLRQAAEDGDPLAQTGLATVFIAGLGGVARDDAQAARWTRVAAEQGFVPAEFDLGLLYLAGRGVERDDAQAVHWIESAARQGYAPAQYNLALLYYSGRGVAKSDEQAAALLQQASDQGIIPAKNNLALLYAVGRGVPKDTQKAASLFREAADQGFVEAEYNLGVLYATGEGVKKNPAEAKAWFEKAAASGHPGARQALQTLANQSPKQGHK, from the coding sequence ATGGTCGTATGGTTTCGAGGTGGTCTGATCGGCGCGATCCTCCTGGCAGGATTGACGCTGGCAATGGCGGTTCCATGCCTCGCCGCCATCGACCAGGCCCAGATCTTGCAACTCCTCGAGCGGGCAAAGAACGGTGACGCGTCGGCCGTAGAGACGCTACGGCAAGCTGCGGAAGACGGCGATCCGCTGGCGCAGACAGGCCTTGCCACCGTCTTCATCGCCGGGCTCGGCGGCGTGGCCAGGGACGACGCACAAGCGGCGCGGTGGACGCGCGTGGCGGCGGAGCAGGGGTTCGTTCCGGCGGAATTCGATCTTGGACTGCTTTATCTCGCCGGGCGCGGGGTCGAACGCGACGACGCGCAGGCGGTGCATTGGATCGAAAGTGCCGCCCGGCAGGGATACGCACCCGCACAATATAATCTCGCGCTTCTGTACTATAGTGGTCGCGGAGTCGCCAAGAGCGATGAACAGGCGGCGGCCTTGTTGCAGCAGGCAAGCGATCAGGGGATCATTCCGGCAAAAAACAATCTCGCGCTGCTCTATGCGGTTGGCCGCGGCGTGCCGAAGGACACGCAAAAGGCAGCGTCGCTCTTTCGGGAGGCGGCGGACCAGGGATTCGTGGAGGCGGAGTACAACCTTGGGGTACTCTACGCCACAGGTGAAGGCGTAAAGAAGAATCCGGCTGAAGCGAAGGCATGGTTCGAAAAGGCGGCAGCCAGTGGTCATCCCGGCGCTCGGCAGGCCCTCCAGACCTTGGCAAATCAGTCCCCCAAACAAGGCCATAAGTAA
- a CDS encoding sel1 repeat family protein has translation MVPARRRLPLGIVLSTVLLAACASPDIADKPGHGVVGEAVARAKSGDGAALESLRLSAHNGDGAAEYALGLGLAEGWAGQQNLDGALTWWRRAAENGNADARNALGVAYAEGFGVPRDPITARTYWQQAAEQGHAAAEYNLACAMVSDASTQGDMQVAATWFARAAEQGDPDAQYFLGNLYYSGEGVEQEPQEAVRLWRQAAALGHVDSEISLGEAYIHGNGVPIDLAEAELWLRKASQQGDEQASRWAEMLASGAVPEISTVRRRESSLPTRMIDVDDADEPDVRPVVTTASAATKKAEVRASPVSSTRVKQASSSSKDRRISQPAPRTVAKAARGSAKATAQAKSGGPRSAKIAQTSPSPRSQAKVAVPAPAKPVTRLAAASSQRASAASAPAREVAVFTPTKAPRTVKPTKSR, from the coding sequence ATGGTCCCGGCTCGACGGCGCCTACCACTCGGCATTGTCCTATCGACGGTCCTGCTTGCCGCGTGTGCCTCGCCCGATATCGCCGATAAACCCGGACATGGGGTGGTCGGTGAGGCGGTCGCCCGCGCCAAGAGCGGTGACGGAGCCGCGTTGGAGTCCTTGCGCCTATCCGCTCACAATGGCGACGGCGCTGCGGAATATGCGCTGGGCCTTGGACTGGCCGAAGGGTGGGCGGGCCAGCAAAACCTCGACGGGGCCCTCACGTGGTGGCGCCGGGCGGCCGAAAATGGCAATGCCGATGCGCGCAACGCCCTTGGCGTGGCCTATGCCGAAGGTTTCGGCGTACCGCGCGATCCCATCACCGCCCGCACGTACTGGCAACAGGCGGCGGAGCAGGGGCATGCGGCTGCCGAGTACAATCTTGCCTGTGCCATGGTCTCGGACGCGAGCACGCAAGGCGACATGCAGGTTGCAGCGACGTGGTTCGCTCGTGCCGCCGAGCAAGGCGATCCCGACGCGCAATATTTCCTCGGCAACCTTTATTATAGCGGTGAGGGGGTCGAACAGGAACCGCAGGAGGCGGTGCGTCTGTGGCGGCAGGCGGCGGCCCTGGGGCATGTCGACTCGGAGATCAGCCTCGGTGAGGCCTACATTCACGGCAACGGCGTTCCGATCGATCTCGCCGAAGCCGAACTCTGGCTGCGCAAGGCGTCTCAGCAGGGCGACGAGCAAGCGTCCCGCTGGGCAGAGATGCTGGCAAGCGGCGCTGTTCCCGAGATTTCGACGGTTCGACGGCGAGAGAGCAGCTTGCCGACTCGAATGATCGACGTTGACGACGCCGATGAACCCGACGTGCGACCGGTGGTCACGACGGCGAGCGCGGCGACGAAGAAAGCGGAGGTACGCGCGTCTCCTGTGTCGTCGACGCGGGTAAAGCAGGCGTCGTCGTCTTCGAAGGACAGGCGCATCTCGCAGCCCGCGCCGCGCACGGTCGCAAAGGCAGCGAGAGGGTCGGCGAAGGCGACGGCGCAGGCAAAATCGGGCGGCCCGCGTTCAGCCAAGATTGCGCAGACATCTCCGTCGCCCAGGAGCCAAGCGAAGGTGGCTGTGCCCGCTCCGGCGAAGCCGGTAACGCGGCTGGCGGCGGCAAGCTCGCAGAGGGCGTCGGCGGCGAGCGCGCCGGCGCGCGAGGTCGCCGTGTTCACGCCGACCAAGGCACCGCGGACGGTCAAGCCGACCAAATCACGCTAA
- a CDS encoding YjbE family putative metal transport protein (Members of this highly hydrophobic protein family,regularly are found preceded by the yybP-ykoY manganese riboswitch (see RF00080). A metal cation transport function is proposed.), producing the protein MLAEMLSPEALTALVSVVLIDIALAGDNAVVVGMAAAGLPTRLRTRAILAGVLAAAILRIAFSLFTVELLQVIGLLLAGGLLLLWVAWKLWREIRTGSLAGAAAPAPGSDAADTSGNDPASRDGGPPQKTFRQAVIQIVIADVSMSLDNVLAVAGAAREHASVLIFGLALSVALMGLAATLIARLLHRHRWIAYAGFVVILYVALRMIWDGGLEVFTALR; encoded by the coding sequence ATGCTCGCCGAAATGCTTTCTCCCGAGGCGCTTACTGCGCTCGTCTCGGTCGTGCTCATCGACATCGCGCTCGCCGGAGATAACGCGGTCGTCGTCGGCATGGCCGCGGCGGGTCTACCCACGCGCCTGCGCACGCGCGCGATCCTCGCCGGCGTCCTCGCTGCCGCCATCCTGCGTATCGCGTTTTCGCTGTTTACCGTCGAATTGCTTCAAGTCATCGGCCTGCTGCTGGCGGGCGGTCTGCTGCTGCTGTGGGTGGCGTGGAAACTATGGCGAGAAATTCGCACCGGCAGCCTGGCAGGGGCCGCCGCACCGGCGCCCGGGAGCGACGCGGCGGACACAAGCGGCAACGACCCGGCAAGTCGAGACGGCGGGCCGCCGCAAAAAACCTTCCGTCAGGCGGTCATCCAGATCGTCATCGCCGACGTCTCGATGTCGCTGGACAATGTTCTTGCCGTCGCCGGAGCGGCGCGCGAACACGCCAGCGTGCTGATTTTCGGGCTCGCGCTGTCCGTCGCCTTGATGGGTCTGGCCGCCACGCTGATCGCGCGCCTGCTGCACCGGCATCGCTGGATCGCCTACGCCGGATTCGTCGTCATCCTCTACGTTGCCTTGCGGATGATCTGGGACGGCGGCCTTGAGGTATTCACCGCCTTGCGATGA
- a CDS encoding DUF853 family protein: MKTRDGITIGVADRPIVLDPRYANRHGLIAGATGTGKTVTLQTMAEGFSASGTPVFLVDVKGDLSGLCASGEATGRFAERARQIGIERTPAAYPVLFWDVFAAQGHPVRATVSEMGPLLLSRLLELNDTQDGVLSAAFALADDEGLLLLDLKDLRAILQHIAENAKALQATYGNVASATVGAIQRKLLVIERDGGDVFFGEPSLALDDLMRVAADGRGIISILAADKLINRPRLYATFLLWLLSELFEELPEVGDLDHPKLVLFFDEAHLLFDDAPKPLIDKVEQVVRLIRSKGVGVFFVTQNPTDVPDDVLAQLGNRVQHALRAFTAKDQKAVRAAAETFRANPDFKVVNAITELAVGEALISVLEDKGTPGVVQRALIVPPASHVGPAPVEVRVAAFAASPLAGRYDTAVDRESAYEKLRSRAEQAARRADADAETASTIGRTPSRRPRVAHPPESVAEALAKSAARAVGSRLGREIVRGLLGSIFRGR, translated from the coding sequence ATGAAGACCAGGGATGGGATCACGATTGGCGTGGCAGATCGGCCGATCGTGCTCGATCCCCGTTATGCCAATCGCCACGGCCTCATCGCCGGCGCCACCGGGACTGGCAAGACCGTCACCTTGCAGACGATGGCGGAGGGATTCTCTGCCAGTGGCACGCCCGTCTTTCTCGTCGACGTCAAGGGGGACCTCTCCGGCCTTTGCGCTTCGGGCGAGGCAACCGGCCGCTTCGCCGAGCGTGCGCGCCAGATCGGTATCGAGCGCACGCCGGCCGCTTATCCGGTGCTCTTCTGGGACGTTTTCGCTGCCCAAGGCCATCCCGTGCGGGCGACGGTCTCAGAGATGGGTCCGCTTCTCCTCTCCCGCCTGCTTGAGTTGAACGATACGCAGGACGGCGTGCTCAGCGCCGCGTTCGCTCTCGCCGATGACGAGGGTCTGCTGCTCCTCGACCTTAAGGACCTGCGCGCGATCCTCCAGCATATCGCCGAGAACGCCAAAGCGCTTCAGGCCACCTACGGCAACGTCGCGTCGGCGACCGTCGGCGCGATCCAGCGCAAGCTCCTGGTGATCGAACGCGACGGCGGCGATGTCTTTTTCGGCGAGCCATCGCTAGCGCTGGACGACCTGATGCGCGTCGCCGCCGATGGTCGTGGCATCATCAGCATTCTCGCCGCCGACAAACTGATCAACCGGCCCCGCCTCTACGCGACGTTCCTGTTATGGCTTCTGTCGGAGCTGTTCGAAGAGCTTCCGGAAGTAGGCGATCTCGATCACCCGAAGCTGGTGCTGTTTTTCGACGAAGCGCACCTGCTGTTCGATGATGCGCCAAAGCCGCTGATCGACAAGGTCGAGCAGGTCGTCCGGCTCATTCGCTCGAAGGGCGTCGGTGTCTTCTTTGTCACCCAAAATCCGACCGACGTGCCGGACGACGTCCTGGCGCAACTCGGCAACCGCGTCCAGCACGCCCTGCGGGCGTTCACCGCCAAGGATCAAAAGGCCGTCCGGGCGGCAGCGGAAACATTCCGCGCTAATCCCGATTTCAAGGTGGTGAATGCGATCACCGAGCTCGCCGTCGGCGAGGCTCTGATCTCGGTGCTTGAGGACAAGGGAACACCCGGCGTGGTGCAGCGAGCGCTGATCGTGCCGCCCGCCTCGCACGTCGGCCCGGCACCAGTGGAGGTGCGTGTCGCAGCGTTCGCCGCGAGCCCGCTCGCCGGACGTTATGATACGGCCGTAGACCGCGAGAGTGCCTACGAAAAGTTGCGAAGTCGTGCCGAGCAGGCGGCCCGCCGCGCGGATGCGGATGCGGAGACGGCATCGACGATCGGACGGACTCCTTCGCGAAGGCCGCGCGTCGCGCACCCCCCGGAGAGCGTCGCCGAGGCTCTTGCTAAGAGCGCCGCCCGCGCCGTCGGCTCGCGCCTCGGTCGTGAGATCGTCCGCGGTCTCCTTGGTTCGATCTTCCGCGGCCGATAG